The following are encoded in a window of Mycolicibacterium tusciae JS617 genomic DNA:
- a CDS encoding winged helix-turn-helix transcriptional regulator — protein sequence MTSPKIGAPVRGSTSGRPVMVALDMLGRRGALRLLWELRCGPLTFRALQTACHSNPGSMNTRLKELRTLGIVEHEAGGYRLTRHGNALIEALQPLQSWADGWAADQTAADPS from the coding sequence ATGACGTCACCGAAGATCGGCGCCCCGGTACGCGGTTCGACGTCGGGCAGACCCGTCATGGTCGCGCTCGACATGCTGGGCAGACGGGGGGCACTTCGGCTGCTGTGGGAATTACGCTGCGGCCCTTTGACGTTCCGCGCACTTCAAACCGCCTGCCACAGCAATCCCGGTTCGATGAACACAAGGCTGAAGGAGCTTCGCACGCTCGGGATCGTCGAACACGAAGCGGGTGGGTACCGGCTCACCCGGCACGGGAACGCCCTTATCGAGGCTCTGCAACCACTGCAGAGCTGGGCTGATGGGTGGGCGGCCGACCAGACCGCGGCCGATCCATCCTGA
- a CDS encoding carboxymuconolactone decarboxylase family protein, translating to MGDYKSHSARIEPAPMPLQSDMAEAVDAIMRGAPPLALFTTMARDRRLFFKFFNSGLLDRGHLTIRQREIVIDRVTASCGAEYEWGVHVAVYAEKAGLSEVQVASLVTGGADDACWDEADRVLIRLCDTLQETCAIDDALWSALTANHSDEAILELIMLAGTYRTVSYLVNGLRLPLEVGARRFPAD from the coding sequence ATGGGTGACTATAAAAGTCATAGCGCACGGATCGAGCCCGCGCCGATGCCACTGCAGAGCGATATGGCCGAAGCCGTCGACGCCATCATGCGTGGCGCCCCGCCGCTGGCGCTCTTCACGACGATGGCCCGTGATCGGCGCCTGTTCTTCAAGTTTTTCAACTCGGGTCTGCTCGATCGTGGCCATCTGACGATTCGGCAACGCGAGATCGTCATCGACCGGGTCACCGCATCCTGCGGAGCCGAATACGAATGGGGCGTGCACGTCGCCGTCTACGCCGAGAAGGCGGGCCTCTCCGAGGTCCAGGTCGCCTCGCTGGTCACCGGCGGAGCAGATGACGCCTGTTGGGACGAAGCCGATCGTGTCCTGATCCGGCTGTGCGACACGCTGCAGGAGACCTGTGCGATCGATGATGCGCTCTGGTCTGCCCTGACCGCGAACCACAGCGACGAGGCGATTCTCGAGCTGATCATGCTGGCCGGGACGTACCGCACTGTCAGCTACCTCGTGAACGGGTTGCGGCTCCCGCTGGAGGTCGGCGCGCGACGGTTTCCTGCCGATTGA